GCTTGTCCAGCCCCTTGAGCTGCTGCGCCTCCTTGAGGATCACCACCTGGTATTGTCCCATCATCGGCATCTGGCGGCAGAGGTTGATCACCTGCCCCGCCTCGGAGTCGCGCCCGTAGACGGTGATCTGATTGAAGGCCCGCGCGGCCTCGTCGAGGATCGTCGCGGCCAGCTGGTCCGAGAGTGCGTCGATGAAGTAGCTCTCCTCGCCCATCAGCAGGTAGATGCCGGAAAACCGGCGGGCCGCGACCTCTGCCGCGATCCGTTCGTACTGGGCGACGGAATCCTTGAATTTCAGAGCGCTCTTTGCCATTTTAAACGATTTCTTTGGTGATGCGCAACACGTTTTCCGTGTCGGGCGTAAGGCGGTAGCGGTCGTCGATGCGGCGTCCGACGAGCCAGACGATCTCGTCGCCCGACAGCAGCACGAACTGCCGCTGCTTCTCGGCCACGGAGACCTTGGCGTCGACGAGGAAGTCCGACACCTTTTTGCGGCCCGTCATGCCGAACGGCACGAACCAGTCGCCGTCGCGCCAGCGGCGCAGCGTGAGCGGGAATTGCAGGCGGTCGGCGTCTATCTGCGCGATGTTCTCGGGAACGCCGAAATTCTTGATCGTGTCGATGTCGCAGTATTCGTAGTAGAGGACCGAGTTGCCGCAGTAGCTGCGCGGGGCGCCTTTGCGCACCGTCGTCAGACACGCGTCGTCGGGGGCTATCGGCGCTATGACGATCTTTCCGCGGTCGATCGAGGCCACCCTTTCGCGGGCGTAGAACCGCCGTCCCGTGGCGTCCTGTTCGAGCGAGTGGCACAGTGCGTCGATCACGTCGCCCTTGAATCCGTAGCCCGAACTCAACAGTTCGTAGATCACGAATCCCTGCGGAAAGGCCGGATCGAGGCGGTCGAGATGGATCGTGTCGATCCCCGTGTCCGAGGTGACGGCCTCCGAGCGGATGCGTTCGATGCCGTGGTTGATGAACAGCTGGGCGTCGGTCAGGCGCGCGAGGTTGCGGCTCATCAGGCTCGTGAACTTGGGGTTGATTTCGCGGATGCGGGGGATCAGCCCCAGCCGGATCTTGTTGCGCAGGTATTTGGTCGACCGGTTCGACGAATCCTCCCGGAAGGGGATGCGGTTCTGGACGGCATATTCGAGAATTTCCTTGCGCGACGCGAACAGCAGCGGACGGATCACCTTTCCGACCTGTGTCGAGATTCCCGTCAGCCCCCGCAGGCCGGTTCCGCGCAGCAGGTTGATGAAAAAGGTTTCGATCGAGTCGTCGGCATGGTGGGCGATGGCGATGGCCGTGTAGCCGTGCTCGCGGCTCAAGGCGTCGAACCATGCGTAGCGCAGCCGCCGGGCCGCCATCTCCATCGACTCGCCCGTGCGCTCCATTTCGGCCCTGGTCTCGAAGCGCCTGTTGTAGAACGCCGCGCCGTGCTTTTTGGCCTCGTCTTCCACCAGCACTTCGTCCTCGTCGCTCTCTGCGCCGCGCAGCTGGAAGTTGCAGTGGGCCACGCCCACCCGGTAGCCGCAGCGGGTGAACAGCGAGAGCATGACCATCGAGTCCACGCCGCCCGAGACGGTGAGCAGGATACGGTCGTCGTGCGTGGCGAGGTCGTTCTCGTCGATGTAGCGTTGAAAAGAGTCCAAAAGATTCATAATATGTTCACTTCAGTATCTATTTCGATGCCGAATTTTTCGCGGACCTTCGCCTGCACCGTG
This Alistipes shahii WAL 8301 DNA region includes the following protein-coding sequences:
- the tilS gene encoding tRNA lysidine(34) synthetase TilS; the encoded protein is MNLLDSFQRYIDENDLATHDDRILLTVSGGVDSMVMLSLFTRCGYRVGVAHCNFQLRGAESDEDEVLVEDEAKKHGAAFYNRRFETRAEMERTGESMEMAARRLRYAWFDALSREHGYTAIAIAHHADDSIETFFINLLRGTGLRGLTGISTQVGKVIRPLLFASRKEILEYAVQNRIPFREDSSNRSTKYLRNKIRLGLIPRIREINPKFTSLMSRNLARLTDAQLFINHGIERIRSEAVTSDTGIDTIHLDRLDPAFPQGFVIYELLSSGYGFKGDVIDALCHSLEQDATGRRFYARERVASIDRGKIVIAPIAPDDACLTTVRKGAPRSYCGNSVLYYEYCDIDTIKNFGVPENIAQIDADRLQFPLTLRRWRDGDWFVPFGMTGRKKVSDFLVDAKVSVAEKQRQFVLLSGDEIVWLVGRRIDDRYRLTPDTENVLRITKEIV